The following proteins come from a genomic window of Pseudomonas putida:
- a CDS encoding DUF721 domain-containing protein, which produces MAYKPSPAQPPSALLRQVRPLRLLLNQAERLEHLQRLLESQLQPAAREHCHVASWRDGTLLLVVTDGHWATRLRYQQKRLLAALQAMEAFGNLRRILYKVQPPLVPAKRGGHAAELSNSAAESLRDTAEGITDPKLRAALERLAAHAQDKP; this is translated from the coding sequence ATGGCCTATAAACCTTCCCCCGCCCAGCCGCCCTCCGCCCTGTTGCGCCAGGTGCGCCCGCTGCGCCTGCTGCTGAACCAGGCCGAGCGCCTGGAGCATTTGCAGCGCCTGCTGGAAAGCCAGTTGCAACCGGCCGCCCGCGAGCACTGCCATGTGGCGTCCTGGCGCGATGGCACTTTGTTGCTGGTGGTAACCGACGGCCATTGGGCAACCCGCCTGCGCTACCAGCAGAAGCGTTTGCTGGCGGCACTGCAGGCCATGGAAGCATTCGGCAACCTCAGGCGCATCCTGTACAAAGTGCAGCCGCCGCTGGTGCCGGCCAAGCGTGGTGGGCATGCTGCCGAGCTTTCGAACAGCGCGGCCGAGAGCCTGCGCGACACCGCCGAGGGCATTACCGACCCCAAACTGCGCGCAGCACTGGAACGCTTGGCCGCCCACGCTCAGGACAAGCCATAA
- a CDS encoding UDP-3-O-acyl-N-acetylglucosamine deacetylase, which produces MIKQRTLKNTIRATGVGLHSGEKVYLTLKPAPVDTGIVFRRADLDPVVEIPARAANVGETTMSTTLVNGDVKVDTVEHLLSAMAGLGIDNAYVELSASEVPIMDGSAGPFVFLIQSAGLEEQDAAKKFIRILREVTVEEGDKRATFLPFEGFKVSFEIDFDHPVLRNRTQSASVDFSSTSFVKEVSRARTFGFMRDIEYLRKHNLALGGSVENAIVVDEDGVLNEDGLRYEDEFVKHKILDAIGDLYLLGNSLIGEFKGFKSGHALNNQLLRKLIAETDAWEVVTFEDASTAPISYMRPVAAV; this is translated from the coding sequence ATGATTAAACAACGCACCCTGAAGAATACCATCCGTGCCACAGGTGTCGGTCTGCACTCCGGGGAGAAGGTTTACCTGACCCTCAAGCCTGCACCTGTTGACACCGGCATCGTCTTCCGCCGCGCCGACCTCGACCCTGTGGTCGAAATCCCTGCGCGTGCGGCCAACGTCGGCGAGACAACCATGTCGACGACGTTGGTCAACGGTGACGTCAAGGTCGATACGGTCGAGCACCTGCTCTCCGCCATGGCGGGCCTGGGCATCGATAACGCCTACGTCGAGCTCTCCGCCTCGGAAGTGCCGATCATGGATGGCAGCGCCGGTCCTTTTGTATTCCTGATTCAGTCTGCCGGCCTGGAAGAACAGGACGCAGCCAAGAAGTTCATCCGCATCCTGCGTGAGGTAACCGTGGAAGAGGGCGACAAGCGCGCCACGTTCCTGCCTTTCGAAGGTTTCAAGGTGAGCTTCGAGATCGATTTCGATCACCCGGTGCTTCGCAACCGGACCCAGAGCGCCAGCGTCGACTTTTCCAGCACCTCGTTCGTGAAGGAAGTCAGCCGCGCGCGTACTTTTGGCTTCATGCGTGACATCGAGTACCTGCGCAAGCACAACCTTGCGTTGGGTGGCAGTGTCGAGAACGCCATCGTGGTCGATGAGGACGGCGTGCTCAACGAAGACGGCCTTCGTTACGAAGACGAATTCGTCAAGCACAAGATCCTCGACGCCATCGGCGATCTGTACCTGCTGGGCAACAGCTTGATCGGCGAGTTCAAGGGCTTCAAGTCCGGCCACGCGCTGAACAACCAGCTGTTGCGCAAGCTGATTGCTGAAACCGATGCCTGGGAAGTGGTCACTTTCGAAGATGCCAGTACGGCACCGATCTCGTACATGCGCCCTGTTGCGGCCGTGTAA
- the ftsZ gene encoding cell division protein FtsZ: protein MFELVDNVPQSPVIKVIGVGGGGGNAVNHMVKSSIEGVEFICANTDAQALKNIGARTILQLGTGVTKGLGAGANPEVGRQAALEDRERIAEVLQGTNMVFITTGMGGGTGTGAAPIIAEVAKEMGILTVAVVTRPFPFEGRKRMQIADEGIRMLAESVDSLITIPNEKLLTILGKDASLLSAFAKADDVLAGAVRGISDIIKRPGMINVDFADVRTVMGEMGMAMMGTGCASGPNRAREATEAAIRNPLLEDVNLQGARGILVNITAGPDLSLGEYSDVGSIIEAFASDHAMVKVGTVIDPDMRDELHVTVVATGLGARIEKPVKVVDNTLQTAQQAYEASNPAPVRQEQPAVNYRDLERPTVMRNQAHAGAAAAAKLNPQDDLDYLDIPAFLRRQAD from the coding sequence ATGTTCGAGCTCGTAGACAACGTCCCGCAAAGCCCGGTCATCAAGGTGATCGGCGTTGGTGGTGGTGGCGGCAACGCCGTCAATCACATGGTCAAGAGCAGCATCGAAGGCGTGGAATTCATCTGCGCCAACACCGATGCCCAGGCGCTGAAAAACATTGGCGCGCGCACCATCCTGCAATTGGGCACTGGCGTGACCAAGGGCCTGGGTGCCGGTGCCAATCCGGAGGTCGGCCGTCAGGCCGCGCTGGAAGACCGTGAGCGCATCGCTGAAGTGCTGCAGGGCACCAACATGGTGTTCATCACCACCGGCATGGGTGGCGGTACCGGTACCGGTGCTGCGCCAATCATTGCCGAAGTGGCCAAGGAAATGGGTATCCTCACCGTTGCAGTGGTGACTCGTCCGTTCCCGTTCGAAGGCCGCAAGCGCATGCAGATCGCCGATGAAGGCATCCGCATGCTGGCTGAAAGCGTCGACTCGTTGATCACCATCCCCAACGAGAAGCTGCTGACCATCCTGGGCAAGGATGCCAGCCTGCTGTCCGCCTTCGCCAAGGCTGACGATGTACTGGCTGGTGCCGTACGCGGTATCTCCGACATCATCAAGCGCCCCGGCATGATCAACGTCGACTTCGCCGACGTGCGTACCGTGATGGGTGAAATGGGCATGGCCATGATGGGTACTGGCTGCGCCAGCGGCCCGAACCGTGCGCGCGAAGCCACCGAGGCAGCTATCCGTAACCCGCTGCTGGAAGACGTCAACCTGCAGGGCGCCCGCGGTATCCTGGTGAACATCACCGCAGGCCCGGACCTGTCGCTGGGTGAGTACTCCGACGTGGGTAGCATCATCGAAGCCTTCGCCTCCGACCACGCGATGGTCAAGGTCGGCACCGTGATCGACCCGGACATGCGCGACGAATTGCACGTGACCGTGGTGGCCACTGGTCTGGGCGCACGCATCGAGAAGCCTGTGAAGGTGGTCGACAATACCCTGCAGACTGCCCAGCAGGCATACGAGGCGTCCAATCCTGCGCCGGTGCGCCAGGAGCAGCCAGCGGTCAACTACCGTGACCTGGAGCGCCCGACCGTCATGCGCAACCAGGCGCATGCAGGTGCTGCCGCAGCCGCTAAACTGAACCCTCAGGATGACCTGGACTACCTCGATATCCCGGCATTTCTGCGTCGTCAGGCTGATTAA
- the ftsA gene encoding cell division protein FtsA, which produces MANAHSGKMIVGLDIGTSKVVALVGEVGEDGTLEIVGIGTHPSRGLKKGVVVNIESTVQSIQRAVEEAQLMAGCRIHSAFVGVAGNHIRSLNSHGIVAIRDREVSLADLERVLDAAQAVAIPADQRVLHTLPQDYVIDNQEGVREPLGMSGVRLEAKVHVVTCAVNAAQNIEKCVRRCGLEIDDIILEQLASAYSVLTDDEKELGVCLVDIGGGTTDIAIFTEGAIRHTAVIPIAGDQVTNDIAMALRTPTQYAEEIKIRYACALAKLAGAGETIKVPSVGDRPPRELSRQALAEVVEPRYDELFTLIQAELRRSGYEDLVPAGIVLTGGTAKMEGAVELAEEIFHMPVRLGVPHSVRGLSDVVRNPIYSTGVGLLTYGLLKQSEDLALTGNSNSSSNSYGDEPKAPVLERFKKWVQGNF; this is translated from the coding sequence ATGGCAAACGCGCATAGCGGCAAAATGATCGTCGGGCTGGACATTGGCACCTCCAAGGTGGTGGCGCTGGTGGGCGAAGTGGGCGAAGACGGCACCCTGGAAATCGTCGGGATCGGCACTCATCCGTCCCGTGGCCTGAAAAAAGGCGTGGTGGTGAACATCGAGTCCACCGTGCAGTCGATCCAGCGCGCCGTGGAAGAGGCGCAACTGATGGCCGGCTGCCGTATCCACTCGGCGTTCGTCGGTGTGGCCGGTAATCACATCCGCAGCCTGAACTCCCACGGCATTGTCGCCATCCGTGACCGCGAGGTCAGCCTGGCCGACCTGGAGCGCGTACTCGACGCCGCCCAGGCCGTGGCGATTCCGGCGGACCAGCGCGTGCTGCACACCTTGCCGCAGGACTACGTGATCGACAACCAGGAAGGCGTGCGCGAGCCGCTGGGCATGTCTGGCGTGCGCCTGGAAGCCAAGGTTCACGTGGTCACTTGCGCAGTCAACGCCGCCCAGAACATCGAGAAGTGTGTGCGCCGCTGCGGCCTGGAAATCGACGACATCATCCTCGAACAGCTGGCTTCGGCCTACTCGGTACTGACCGATGATGAAAAAGAGCTGGGCGTGTGCCTGGTGGACATCGGTGGTGGCACCACCGACATCGCCATCTTCACCGAGGGCGCCATCCGCCACACGGCGGTCATCCCGATTGCTGGCGACCAGGTGACCAACGACATCGCCATGGCCCTGCGTACCCCGACCCAGTACGCCGAAGAAATCAAGATCCGCTACGCCTGTGCCCTGGCCAAACTGGCTGGCGCGGGCGAGACCATCAAGGTGCCGAGCGTGGGCGATCGCCCACCGCGCGAGCTGTCGCGCCAGGCCCTGGCCGAGGTGGTGGAGCCACGTTACGACGAGCTCTTCACCCTGATCCAGGCCGAACTGCGCCGCAGCGGCTACGAAGACCTGGTGCCCGCCGGCATCGTCCTCACCGGTGGCACCGCGAAGATGGAAGGTGCCGTGGAACTGGCCGAGGAAATCTTCCACATGCCGGTACGCCTGGGCGTGCCGCACAGCGTTCGGGGGCTGAGCGACGTGGTGCGCAACCCGATCTATTCCACTGGTGTGGGCTTGCTCACCTACGGCCTGCTCAAGCAGTCCGAGGACTTGGCCCTGACCGGTAACAGCAACAGCAGCAGCAACAGCTATGGCGATGAACCGAAGGCCCCAGTGCTTGAACGCTTCAAGAAGTGGGTCCAGGGCAACTTCTAA
- a CDS encoding FtsQ-type POTRA domain-containing protein, translating to MQGAMIRQQQPVTGRSKPVPRGASRLVADEPVSGRLPRPSLGGLKRLLWPVLLVAAGFGAYEGAVRLMPYADRPITKIDVQGDLSYISQQSVQQRIAPYVAASFFSVDLPAMRAELEQMPWIAHAEVRRVWPDEVVIRLEEQLPVARWGDAALLNNQGQAFAPRELANYEHLPQLAGPQRAQQQVMQQYQVLSQMLRPLGFSIARLELRERGSWFLTTGASSAGPGIELLLGRDHLVEKMRRFIAIYDKTLKDQITTIARIDLRYSNGLAVGWREPIAPTTAQPAVAKN from the coding sequence ATGCAAGGCGCGATGATACGTCAGCAGCAACCCGTTACCGGCCGTAGCAAGCCGGTGCCGCGTGGTGCCAGCCGGCTGGTGGCCGACGAGCCCGTATCGGGGCGCCTGCCCAGGCCAAGCCTGGGCGGCCTCAAGCGCTTGCTGTGGCCGGTGTTGCTGGTGGCGGCCGGCTTTGGTGCCTACGAGGGCGCCGTTCGCCTGATGCCTTACGCCGACCGCCCGATCACCAAGATCGATGTGCAGGGCGACCTCAGCTACATCAGTCAGCAGTCGGTGCAGCAGCGTATCGCGCCCTATGTGGCGGCGAGCTTCTTCAGCGTCGACCTTCCGGCGATGCGGGCCGAGCTGGAGCAGATGCCGTGGATCGCCCACGCCGAAGTGCGCCGGGTATGGCCCGACGAGGTGGTAATCCGCCTTGAAGAACAGCTGCCGGTGGCACGCTGGGGTGATGCAGCCCTGCTCAACAACCAGGGTCAGGCTTTCGCCCCGCGCGAGCTGGCCAATTATGAGCATTTGCCGCAGCTGGCCGGGCCGCAGCGTGCTCAGCAACAAGTCATGCAGCAGTATCAGGTATTGAGCCAGATGCTGCGCCCCCTGGGCTTTTCCATCGCTCGCCTGGAGCTGCGCGAGCGAGGCAGCTGGTTCCTGACCACCGGTGCGAGCAGTGCCGGGCCAGGCATCGAGTTGCTGCTGGGGCGCGATCATCTGGTGGAGAAGATGCGCCGTTTCATTGCCATTTACGACAAGACACTCAAAGACCAGATCACCACTATCGCCCGCATTGATCTGCGTTATTCCAACGGACTTGCCGTTGGTTGGCGGGAACCGATTGCACCGACGACGGCCCAACCCGCCGTTGCGAAGAATTAG
- a CDS encoding D-alanine--D-alanine ligase → MTSAYDKLHSTLDVKAFGRVAVLYGGKSAEREVSLKSGAAVIDALSTAGVDVVAIDVGDDLLARLQSEKIDRAFIILHGRGGEDGSMQGLLECLGIPYTGSGILASALAMDKLRTKQVWQSLGIPTPRHAVLASESDCLQASTELGFPLIVKPAHEGSSIGMAKVNSAQELVAAWQDAAKYDSQVLVEQWIHGPEFTIAVLRGQVLPPIALGTPHVFYDYDAKYIANDTQYRIPCGLDSVKEQELIDLTARACNAIGIEGWGRLDVMQDEQGRFWLLEVNTAPGMTDHSLVPMAARAAGLDFQQLVLAILAESVATRG, encoded by the coding sequence ATGACCAGCGCCTACGACAAGCTGCACTCGACCCTGGACGTCAAGGCGTTCGGACGCGTCGCCGTGCTGTACGGTGGCAAGAGCGCCGAGCGTGAAGTGTCGCTGAAATCCGGCGCCGCAGTGATAGATGCGCTGAGCACTGCCGGCGTCGACGTGGTCGCCATCGACGTCGGTGATGACCTGCTCGCACGCCTGCAAAGCGAGAAGATCGACCGCGCCTTCATCATTCTTCACGGCCGTGGCGGTGAAGACGGGAGCATGCAAGGCTTGCTGGAGTGCCTGGGCATCCCTTACACCGGCAGCGGCATCCTGGCTTCGGCGCTGGCGATGGACAAGCTGCGCACCAAGCAGGTGTGGCAGAGCCTGGGCATTCCCACACCACGCCACGCGGTGCTGGCGAGCGAAAGCGATTGTTTGCAGGCCAGTACGGAACTGGGCTTCCCGCTTATCGTCAAACCCGCCCATGAAGGCTCTAGCATCGGCATGGCCAAGGTGAACAGCGCCCAGGAACTGGTCGCCGCCTGGCAGGACGCCGCCAAATACGATTCCCAGGTACTGGTGGAGCAGTGGATCCACGGCCCGGAGTTCACCATCGCGGTACTGCGCGGCCAGGTGCTGCCGCCGATCGCCTTGGGTACGCCGCATGTGTTCTACGACTACGACGCCAAGTACATCGCCAACGACACCCAGTACCGCATCCCCTGCGGGCTGGATAGCGTCAAGGAACAAGAGCTGATCGACCTGACCGCGCGCGCCTGCAATGCCATTGGCATTGAGGGCTGGGGGCGGCTGGACGTGATGCAGGACGAGCAGGGCCGGTTCTGGCTGCTCGAAGTCAACACTGCACCGGGCATGACAGATCATAGCCTGGTGCCCATGGCGGCCCGCGCGGCTGGCCTGGACTTCCAGCAACTGGTGCTGGCAATCCTGGCCGAAAGCGTGGCGACGCGAGGCTAA
- the murC gene encoding UDP-N-acetylmuramate--L-alanine ligase, which translates to MVESQKAMPQPKMGRIRRIHFVGIGGVGMCGIAEVLLNLGYEVSGSDLKASPVTERLESFGAEIFVGHRAENAATADVLVVSSAINPANPEVATALERRIPVVPRAEMLAELMRYRHGVAVAGTHGKTTTTSLLASVFAAGGLDPTFVIGGRLTAAGTNAQLGTSRYLIAEADESDASFLHLQPMVAVVTNIDADHMATYEGDFNKLKKTFVEFLHNLPFYGLAVMCLDDPVVREILPQVKRPTVTYGFSEEADIRAINVRQQGMQTHFTVLRRDREPLEVSVNMPGNHNVLNALATIAIATDEGITDEAIIQGLSGFQGVGRRFQVYGELPVEGGSVMLVDDYGHHPTEVAAVIKAVRGGWPSRRLVIVYQPHRYSRTRDLYDDFVQVLGDANVLLLMEVYPAGEEPIPGADSRQLCHSIRQRGKLDPIYIERGAELAPLVKPLLRAGDILICQGAGDVGGLAPQLMKSPLFAGAKQEKSK; encoded by the coding sequence ATGGTTGAGAGCCAGAAAGCCATGCCCCAGCCGAAGATGGGCCGTATTCGCCGCATTCACTTCGTCGGCATCGGCGGCGTGGGTATGTGCGGTATTGCCGAAGTGTTGCTGAACCTGGGCTATGAAGTGTCCGGTTCGGACCTTAAAGCCTCGCCAGTTACCGAGCGCCTGGAGTCCTTCGGCGCTGAGATCTTCGTCGGCCACCGCGCCGAGAACGCCGCCACCGCCGATGTGCTGGTGGTATCCAGCGCCATCAACCCGGCCAACCCGGAAGTTGCCACCGCCCTCGAGCGACGCATTCCGGTGGTGCCGCGTGCCGAGATGCTCGCCGAGCTGATGCGTTACCGCCATGGCGTGGCCGTTGCCGGTACTCACGGCAAGACCACCACGACCAGCCTGCTGGCTTCGGTGTTCGCCGCCGGTGGCCTGGACCCGACCTTCGTCATCGGTGGCCGCCTTACCGCTGCCGGTACCAATGCGCAGCTGGGCACCAGCCGCTACCTGATCGCCGAAGCAGACGAAAGCGATGCCAGCTTCCTGCACCTGCAGCCGATGGTGGCGGTGGTCACCAACATCGATGCCGACCACATGGCGACCTACGAAGGTGACTTCAACAAGCTGAAGAAAACCTTCGTCGAGTTCCTGCACAACCTGCCGTTCTATGGCCTGGCGGTGATGTGCCTGGACGACCCGGTGGTTCGCGAGATCCTGCCGCAGGTGAAGCGCCCGACCGTGACCTATGGCTTCAGCGAAGAGGCCGACATCCGCGCCATCAATGTGCGTCAGCAGGGCATGCAGACCCACTTCACCGTGCTGCGCCGTGATCGCGAGCCGTTGGAGGTTTCGGTGAACATGCCCGGCAACCACAACGTGCTCAACGCCCTGGCCACCATTGCCATCGCCACTGACGAAGGCATTACTGACGAGGCCATCATCCAGGGCCTGTCCGGCTTCCAGGGTGTCGGCCGTCGCTTCCAGGTGTACGGCGAGCTGCCGGTCGAAGGCGGCAGTGTGATGCTGGTCGACGACTATGGCCATCACCCGACCGAAGTGGCGGCGGTAATCAAGGCTGTGCGCGGTGGCTGGCCAAGCCGCCGCCTGGTGATCGTCTACCAGCCGCACCGCTACAGCCGCACCCGCGACCTGTACGACGATTTCGTCCAGGTGCTGGGTGATGCCAACGTGCTGCTGCTGATGGAGGTCTACCCGGCCGGCGAAGAGCCGATCCCCGGTGCCGACAGCCGTCAGCTGTGCCACAGCATCCGCCAGCGCGGCAAGCTGGACCCGATCTACATCGAGCGCGGCGCCGAGCTGGCACCGCTGGTCAAGCCACTGCTGCGCGCTGGCGACATCCTGATCTGCCAGGGTGCCGGTGATGTCGGCGGCCTGGCCCCGCAGTTGATGAAAAGCCCGCTGTTCGCAGGCGCCAAGCAGGAGAAGTCGAAATGA
- the murG gene encoding undecaprenyldiphospho-muramoylpentapeptide beta-N-acetylglucosaminyltransferase, translating into MAAEGKNVLIMAGGTGGHVFPALACAREFQKRGYSVHWLGTPRGIENELVPQAGLPLHLIQVSGLRGKGKLSLLKAPFTLVKAVLQARRIIRQLKPVCVLGFGGYVTGPGGVAARLCGVPLVIHEQNARAGTANRLLVPLSARVCEAFPNTFEASDKRRTTGNPVRPELFMEEQRAPLGERRARLLVLGGSLGAEPLNKLLPKALSEVPAALRPEVFHQAGKQHAPITAERYHEAGVAAQVEPFIKDMAQAYGWADLVVCRAGALTVSELAAAGLPSMLVPLPHAIDDHQTHNAQYLAREGAAFLMPQATTGAAQLAERLNEVLMQPEKLNVMAGTARRLAKPAATSTVVDICLEVAHG; encoded by the coding sequence ATGGCCGCTGAAGGCAAAAATGTACTGATCATGGCCGGCGGTACCGGGGGGCACGTATTCCCGGCGCTGGCCTGCGCCCGTGAGTTCCAGAAGCGCGGTTACAGCGTGCACTGGCTGGGTACCCCGCGTGGCATTGAGAACGAGCTGGTGCCACAGGCGGGTTTGCCACTGCATCTGATCCAGGTCAGCGGTTTGCGCGGCAAAGGCAAGCTGTCGTTGCTCAAGGCACCGTTCACGTTGGTCAAGGCCGTGCTGCAGGCACGGCGCATCATTCGCCAGCTCAAGCCCGTATGTGTCCTGGGCTTTGGCGGCTATGTGACCGGCCCCGGCGGCGTGGCCGCGCGGCTGTGCGGCGTGCCACTGGTGATCCATGAGCAGAACGCCAGGGCCGGTACCGCCAATCGGTTGCTGGTGCCACTCTCGGCGCGGGTCTGCGAAGCTTTCCCGAACACCTTCGAGGCCAGCGACAAACGTCGCACCACCGGTAACCCGGTGCGCCCGGAGCTCTTCATGGAGGAGCAACGCGCGCCCTTGGGCGAGCGCCGTGCACGCCTGTTGGTACTGGGTGGCAGCCTGGGTGCGGAACCATTGAACAAATTGTTGCCTAAGGCCCTGTCCGAAGTGCCCGCCGCGCTGCGGCCAGAGGTATTCCACCAGGCCGGCAAGCAACACGCGCCGATCACCGCCGAGCGTTATCACGAGGCGGGCGTCGCGGCTCAGGTAGAGCCTTTCATCAAAGATATGGCCCAGGCTTATGGCTGGGCCGACCTGGTGGTGTGCCGGGCCGGTGCCCTGACTGTCAGCGAACTGGCGGCAGCAGGCCTGCCTTCGATGCTGGTGCCTTTGCCCCATGCGATCGACGATCACCAGACCCACAACGCCCAATATCTGGCCCGCGAAGGCGCTGCCTTCCTGATGCCACAAGCGACAACTGGCGCAGCGCAACTCGCTGAACGCCTGAACGAGGTGCTGATGCAACCCGAGAAACTCAACGTCATGGCAGGCACCGCACGGCGCCTGGCCAAACCTGCTGCAACCAGCACCGTGGTCGATATCTGCCTGGAGGTGGCCCATGGTTGA
- the ftsW gene encoding putative lipid II flippase FtsW yields MIFGIFKPYPSPLISGRGVDLDFPMLAGCLALLGLGLVMITSASSEVAAVQSGNPLYHMFRHLVYVFLGLVACGATLLVPIATWQRMGFMMLIGAFGLLVLVLVPGIGREVNGSMRWIGFSFFNVQPSEIAKVFVVIYLAGYLVRRQTEVRETWMGFFKPFIVLLPMAALLLMEPDFGATVVMMGAAAAMLFLGGVGLFRFSLMVALAVLAVFVLVQAQPYRMARLITFTDPWADQFGSGYQLTQALIAFGRGEWLGVGLGNSVQKQFYLPEAHTDFVFSVLAEELGVVGSLVTVALFVFVTVRALYIGLWAEKAKQFFAAYMAFGLAFLWIGQFLINIGVNVGLLPTKGLTLPFLSYGGSSLVICCACVGLLLRIEWESRTHLGSEEHEFSESDFAEETSHGR; encoded by the coding sequence ATGATCTTCGGCATCTTCAAACCCTATCCGTCGCCGCTGATCAGCGGCCGTGGCGTCGACCTGGACTTCCCGATGCTCGCCGGTTGCCTGGCCTTGCTGGGCCTGGGCCTGGTGATGATCACTTCGGCATCCTCGGAAGTGGCTGCTGTACAGTCGGGCAACCCGCTGTATCACATGTTCCGCCACCTGGTGTACGTGTTCCTTGGCCTGGTGGCCTGTGGTGCGACCCTGCTGGTGCCGATCGCCACTTGGCAGCGCATGGGTTTCATGATGCTGATTGGTGCCTTCGGCCTGCTGGTACTGGTACTGGTGCCGGGCATCGGCCGTGAAGTCAACGGCTCCATGCGCTGGATCGGTTTCAGCTTCTTCAACGTGCAGCCTTCAGAAATCGCCAAGGTGTTCGTGGTCATCTACCTGGCCGGCTACCTGGTACGCCGACAGACTGAGGTGCGCGAAACCTGGATGGGCTTCTTCAAGCCGTTCATCGTGCTGCTGCCCATGGCCGCCTTGCTGCTGATGGAGCCGGACTTTGGCGCCACCGTGGTGATGATGGGCGCGGCGGCGGCCATGTTGTTTCTGGGTGGGGTGGGGCTGTTCCGCTTCAGCCTGATGGTGGCGCTGGCGGTGCTGGCGGTATTTGTCCTGGTACAGGCGCAGCCGTACCGGATGGCGCGCCTTATTACGTTCACCGACCCCTGGGCCGACCAGTTCGGTTCGGGCTACCAGCTGACCCAGGCACTGATTGCCTTCGGCCGTGGCGAGTGGCTGGGTGTTGGTCTGGGCAACAGCGTGCAGAAGCAGTTCTACCTGCCTGAAGCGCACACCGACTTCGTGTTCTCGGTACTGGCGGAAGAACTGGGCGTGGTCGGCTCGCTGGTGACCGTAGCACTGTTCGTGTTCGTTACCGTGCGCGCCCTGTACATCGGCCTGTGGGCCGAGAAAGCCAAACAGTTCTTTGCCGCCTACATGGCGTTCGGCCTGGCTTTCCTGTGGATTGGCCAGTTCCTGATCAACATCGGTGTGAACGTCGGCCTGCTGCCGACCAAGGGCCTGACCCTGCCGTTTCTCAGTTACGGGGGGAGTTCGCTGGTGATCTGTTGCGCCTGCGTAGGGCTGTTGCTGCGCATCGAGTGGGAGAGCCGCACGCACCTGGGCAGTGAGGAGCACGAATTTAGCGAAAGCGATTTTGCCGAGGAGACCAGTCATGGCCGCTGA